A stretch of Flavobacterium sp. N2270 DNA encodes these proteins:
- a CDS encoding phenylacetate--CoA ligase family protein, protein MIPAIEKLSSEEIARFQNEKLQETLVYLSQKSPYYKNLFSKENIDVSEIKTISDLQKIPTTSKDALQKYNDDFFCVPMHEIVDYATTSGTLGDPVTFGLTDKDLDRLAYNEAISFACAGIQKGDVVQLMTTLDRRFMAGLAYFLGLRKLGAGVIRVGAGIPELQWDSILKYKPKYLIAVPSFLLKLIEYAEQKGIDYNASSVKGVICIGETLRNQDFSSSLLAEKVTNKWNINLHSTYASTEMSTAFTECEFFHGGHQHPELIITEILDDNDLPVIDGGSGELTITTLGVEAIPLLRFKTGDIVKIHTETCACGRNTPRVGPVLGRKQQMIKYKGTTLYPPVMHDLLASFDEIQQHVIEITTNSFGTDEIVLKVATTNTSKEFLDSIKDHFRAKLRVAPNVEVVSLDVINKIVFTPMSRKPIRFIDLRK, encoded by the coding sequence ATGATTCCTGCAATAGAAAAATTAAGTTCAGAAGAAATCGCGCGTTTTCAAAATGAGAAATTGCAAGAAACATTGGTTTATTTAAGTCAAAAATCACCTTACTATAAAAACTTATTTAGTAAAGAAAATATTGATGTTTCTGAAATTAAAACAATTTCAGATTTACAAAAAATACCAACAACTTCAAAAGATGCTTTACAAAAGTATAACGATGATTTTTTCTGTGTTCCAATGCACGAAATTGTTGATTATGCTACTACTTCTGGAACATTAGGAGATCCTGTTACTTTTGGTTTAACCGATAAAGATTTAGACAGATTGGCTTATAATGAAGCCATTTCTTTTGCTTGTGCTGGTATTCAAAAAGGAGATGTTGTGCAATTAATGACTACTTTGGATAGGCGTTTTATGGCGGGTTTAGCTTATTTTTTAGGCTTACGAAAATTAGGCGCTGGAGTAATTAGAGTAGGAGCGGGAATTCCAGAATTACAATGGGATTCTATTTTAAAATACAAACCAAAATACTTAATTGCAGTTCCGTCGTTTCTGTTAAAACTTATTGAATATGCTGAGCAAAAAGGTATAGATTATAACGCTTCAAGTGTAAAAGGCGTAATTTGTATTGGCGAAACATTACGAAATCAAGATTTTTCGTCAAGTTTATTAGCTGAGAAAGTTACTAATAAATGGAATATTAATTTGCATTCAACTTACGCTTCTACTGAAATGAGTACGGCTTTTACCGAATGTGAGTTTTTTCATGGCGGACATCAACATCCAGAGTTAATTATTACGGAAATTTTAGATGATAATGATTTACCAGTTATAGATGGGGGAAGTGGCGAATTAACAATTACCACATTAGGTGTAGAAGCAATCCCTTTGCTTCGTTTTAAAACTGGTGACATCGTTAAAATACATACAGAAACTTGTGCTTGCGGTAGAAATACACCACGAGTTGGACCTGTTTTAGGTAGAAAACAACAAATGATTAAATACAAAGGAACAACATTGTATCCACCAGTTATGCATGATTTGTTGGCTTCTTTTGATGAAATTCAACAGCATGTAATAGAAATTACTACAAACTCTTTTGGTACAGATGAGATTGTGCTTAAAGTTGCAACAACAAACACTTCAAAAGAATTTTTAGATAGTATAAAAGATCATTTTAGAGCAAAACTAAGAGTTGCACCTAATGTAGAAGTGGTCTCTTTGGATGTAATAAATAAAATTGTATTTACACCAATGAGTAGAAAACCAATACGTTTTATAGATTTAAGAAAATAA
- a CDS encoding DUF5675 family protein has protein sequence MILFLTRTYFPDGTNGKLKCDGEFICYTIELPWKNNEKRVSCIPEGKYFIRKRYSPKFKWHLEVIDVANRSFILFHPANNALKELNGCIAPVTKLSGPGLGLMSRKAFEKLKILVYKALDRKESVELIVE, from the coding sequence ATGATTTTATTTTTAACTAGAACTTATTTCCCTGACGGAACAAACGGAAAGCTCAAATGCGATGGCGAATTCATCTGTTATACAATTGAATTACCTTGGAAGAATAATGAAAAGAGAGTTTCCTGCATTCCGGAAGGGAAATATTTTATTAGAAAGCGATATAGTCCGAAATTCAAATGGCATTTAGAAGTTATTGATGTAGCAAATAGAAGTTTTATTTTATTTCATCCTGCTAATAATGCTTTGAAAGAATTGAATGGTTGTATTGCTCCTGTGACGAAACTTTCTGGACCAGGTTTGGGACTTATGTCGAGAAAAGCATTTGAGAAACTTAAAATTTTAGTTTATAAAGCTTTAGACAGAAAAGAAAGTGTAGAATTGATTGTTGAATAG
- a CDS encoding DUF6943 family protein: MLKFVIKTYTKGTIYKNPHLFILNKGLNSGKPSNEPFTNSFVVIFENKEDFDNINLTAYALWKTKFWHQFLCGSVIPFLRLHDVRKEFPNKVNQEIKDHEEHLKNVQTLKLLEQSEKRFNENLNLINDMRRVILHRYCNR, from the coding sequence ATGCTAAAATTTGTCATTAAAACGTACACTAAAGGAACGATTTACAAAAATCCACACCTATTCATTTTAAACAAAGGATTAAACAGTGGAAAGCCTTCAAATGAGCCATTCACAAATAGTTTTGTTGTCATTTTCGAGAATAAAGAAGATTTTGACAATATCAATTTAACTGCTTATGCACTTTGGAAAACAAAATTCTGGCATCAGTTTCTTTGTGGTTCTGTAATTCCTTTTTTACGCTTACATGATGTTAGAAAAGAATTTCCAAACAAAGTTAACCAAGAAATTAAAGACCACGAAGAACACCTTAAAAACGTGCAAACTTTAAAGCTTTTAGAACAATCTGAAAAACGATTCAATGAAAATCTAAATCTTATTAATGATATGCGTAGAGTGATTTTACACCGCTATTGCAATAGATAA
- a CDS encoding winged helix-turn-helix domain-containing protein, translated as MLTESRVDILKIIHKNSKITIRELSENIGLSLSAIDKNLLFLKDLGILKRMKGANGGYWVIHFKLP; from the coding sequence ATCCTAACGGAAAGTAGAGTTGATATTCTAAAAATTATTCATAAAAACAGTAAAATCACCATTCGTGAGCTATCAGAGAACATTGGCTTAAGCCTTTCTGCTATTGACAAAAACTTACTTTTCTTAAAAGATTTAGGCATACTAAAAAGAATGAAAGGTGCTAATGGTGGATACTGGGTTATTCATTTTAAATTACCATAA
- a CDS encoding helix-turn-helix domain-containing protein, which yields MRSKVAQRILAETPEETKIFARLYADIVVRVNQLLKAKGFSQKDLADKLEKRPSEVNKWLVGEHNFTLRSLAKLEAELGESIINVPQRKPMGTSGYVTVYRNNAINTDVAYTNSWKKSKSNNKTALANVS from the coding sequence ATGAGAAGCAAAGTAGCACAAAGAATTTTAGCAGAAACACCGGAAGAAACAAAAATCTTCGCAAGATTGTATGCTGATATCGTGGTTCGAGTAAATCAATTGTTAAAAGCAAAAGGATTTAGCCAAAAAGATTTAGCAGATAAACTTGAAAAAAGACCTTCTGAAGTTAATAAATGGTTGGTAGGAGAACATAATTTTACATTACGTTCTTTAGCTAAACTTGAAGCAGAACTTGGGGAGTCAATTATTAATGTTCCACAAAGAAAACCAATGGGAACATCTGGATATGTAACCGTTTACAGAAATAATGCTATAAATACTGATGTAGCATATACTAATTCGTGGAAAAAATCTAAATCTAACAATAAAACAGCATTAGCCAATGTCAGCTAA
- a CDS encoding ATPase produces MNENIKTHYNYPEIINKLEAKGVELYGNHFKIQETDYPIVFKLIAYFLKDEPTCFQYGINLNKGILLSGPIGCGKTSLMNLMKYLAQTENKFSVKPCRDISFEFIQDGYQIIHKYSNGKLYQSEPRTYCFDDLGTENNLKYFGNECNVLAEILLSRYDLFISKKLKTHITTNLSATEIETHYGNRVRSRLREMVNLIAYDKSTLDKR; encoded by the coding sequence ATGAATGAAAATATAAAAACCCACTACAATTACCCAGAAATAATTAATAAGCTCGAAGCAAAAGGCGTAGAACTATACGGCAATCATTTCAAAATACAAGAAACAGATTACCCTATCGTTTTCAAGCTAATCGCTTATTTCCTTAAAGATGAACCAACATGCTTTCAGTACGGAATAAACCTCAACAAAGGAATATTACTTTCCGGACCAATAGGCTGCGGAAAAACATCACTAATGAACCTAATGAAATACCTAGCACAAACAGAAAATAAATTTTCAGTAAAACCATGCAGAGACATCAGCTTCGAATTCATCCAAGATGGCTACCAAATAATCCACAAATACAGCAATGGTAAACTATATCAATCAGAACCAAGAACCTATTGCTTTGACGATTTAGGAACAGAAAACAATTTAAAATACTTCGGAAACGAGTGCAACGTATTGGCAGAAATTCTATTAAGCAGATATGATCTATTCATCTCCAAAAAACTAAAAACCCACATCACCACAAACCTCTCAGCCACAGAAATAGAAACCCACTACGGCAACCGAGTTCGATCCAGGCTTAGGGAGATGGTAAACCTAATAGCATACGATAAATCAACACTAGACAAAAGATAA
- a CDS encoding transcriptional regulator, which translates to MNYIKHLTGFFEKVAIDKSLNPTHVSLYIALFQFWNCNRFKNPISISRDEVMRISKISSKATYHKCLKNLHSLGYINYEPSYNPFKGSHVYLFNFSDDLKPIQKNERKPKNEPLIEPVSEQALNKSCTSDETSSEQALVPSINYINNTNNLNNENVSNLNEQAKNFQESNNDFVISTIGNPSDNELAKQITSQEKKLRKKKKGFIQPNLHEIKSYFQENSFPELEAQKFFNYFSSNGWLVGGKTPMVDWQAAAQNWILNSINFNHNTTNSPPNRAKHLNTGTDKDYSEPL; encoded by the coding sequence ATGAACTACATCAAACACCTAACCGGCTTTTTCGAAAAAGTAGCAATAGACAAATCACTCAACCCAACACACGTGAGTTTATACATCGCTTTATTCCAATTCTGGAATTGCAATCGCTTTAAAAATCCAATCAGTATTTCTCGTGATGAGGTAATGCGTATCAGTAAAATCAGTTCAAAAGCAACCTATCATAAATGCCTTAAAAATTTACACAGCTTAGGTTATATCAATTACGAACCATCCTATAATCCATTCAAAGGAAGTCATGTGTATTTATTCAATTTTTCAGACGACTTAAAACCCATTCAAAAAAACGAAAGAAAACCAAAAAATGAACCACTTATTGAACCTGTTTCTGAACAAGCTCTAAACAAGTCTTGTACTAGTGATGAAACAAGTAGTGAACAAGCACTAGTACCTTCTATAAACTATATAAACAATACAAACAATTTAAACAATGAAAACGTTTCAAACTTGAACGAGCAAGCAAAAAATTTTCAAGAAAGTAATAATGATTTTGTCATTTCGACGATAGGAAACCCGAGTGATAACGAACTGGCGAAGCAAATCACATCCCAAGAAAAAAAGTTGCGCAAAAAAAAGAAAGGTTTCATTCAACCAAACTTGCATGAAATCAAATCCTACTTCCAAGAAAACAGCTTTCCAGAATTAGAAGCACAAAAGTTTTTCAATTACTTCTCAAGCAACGGATGGTTAGTAGGCGGAAAAACACCAATGGTCGATTGGCAAGCAGCGGCACAAAATTGGATATTAAACAGCATTAATTTTAATCACAACACCACAAATTCACCACCTAATCGAGCAAAACACCTCAACACAGGAACTGATAAAGACTATTCAGAACCACTTTAA
- a CDS encoding helix-turn-helix domain-containing protein, whose translation MAVQVITIEDLNEFRNLLLNDLKEIIQSKPQQTKQWLKSKEVRKLLNISPGTLQNLRINGTLTYTKVGGIMYYDNSDIEKLLNGNKVNAAPTLFK comes from the coding sequence ATGGCAGTACAAGTTATCACAATCGAAGACTTAAACGAATTTCGTAATCTTCTTCTAAATGATTTAAAAGAAATCATTCAATCCAAACCGCAACAAACAAAACAGTGGCTCAAATCCAAAGAAGTCAGAAAACTGTTAAACATTTCTCCAGGTACTTTACAAAACCTTCGCATCAACGGAACACTAACGTATACTAAAGTTGGTGGCATCATGTATTACGACAATTCAGACATCGAAAAACTCCTAAACGGAAATAAAGTAAATGCAGCTCCAACCCTATTCAAGTAA